In Conger conger chromosome 5, fConCon1.1, whole genome shotgun sequence, the DNA window GGAATGGAAAATATCTAtcgcaggggtgcacagcaagggcctaTCCGCTTCCGGATTTTGttccaacttctgctcttaattatttcattagctaaataatgttttgatcagacatttgtatatgcaccagctacagctgcagactgcaagtgtgtccaaaatattttactgtggtCAAGTACAGGAATGAACCAACATCATTtctagccctccaggaccggagttgtgcacccctgatctaTAGCTAAAACTGCCAGGCCAACATGAAGTGTTCCATTGAATTACGACAATTCAATTTCATCCTTCTTGAGAAAGATTTGACACCCCTGCAATATCATCTCATATGAACAGATCTCATATGGGTCATTTGGTTCAGATGTACCGGATGAGCTGATCTAGTATCCAGTCAAAATGAGTACTAGACACTTTATCACAGGGGTatcacacttcctgtttttctgcttGCACCAATTAACCTAATTGCACCTACTTAGTCTAGTTAGATAATTAGTCATATATTGGCATTCTTGCATCATGACAGTGCAATagaaaacacactgcagcacattaACTGAGCACAGGGCCATCTTTGAATTTTGCataatattataaaaatgttaGCAAATGATTAGACTATTGATCAGTTGTGAGTTTTTCTTTGCTACTGTCACACTAGGGTGGCTTTTATTTTATCCCAGGGGTTTGcggtgaaaaaatattttgagaactGTTTGTAAAACATAGCCAATcaattatgaataattaataataatattgatattTGTGAATTTGCATGCATTCATATTGCAAATAGTTAatcatgtattatttttttctgtcaccCTAGGCTTGCAGTATTTGCAACTTTTTTCCAGGAATATTTCTCTACTGATATTTCCCCTTGTTGGTGCTGGCTTttaattgtgtgtttttataccaTTTATAAAACACAAGAAtacattgattgatttattgactCCCACCAACCTATTCAATTACACAATCGCTCACATACTTAAAACTGTCACCAGCGTTCTCGCTAGACTGTGTAGTTGATAAGGGATCGTCACAGGGCTGTGGAACATGGGCAAGCATATGGTCCGACCCCACCATTTCTTCCTCTGTCCCCACACTCTGTGAATAACAAGGGGGCTCCTGAAAGGTGACACCACACACAGTATTACACACCACATAAGAGGAATGCAGTATCATACACATCACatctatacattacattaatggcagatgctcttatcaagGATCgaaccggggatcgaaccaccaaccttgcatgtcccagtcatgtaccttaaccactatgctacagaccgCCCTACAAACCTCTGAATTAATGTTACAATACATGGAGGCTTCAGGCTAGTCCCTGTTCCATAGAGCAGAGTTGGCCACGTTGATGGCAGGTGAAATGAATTTGCAAGCATTTGGCTTACAGTTAGCTAAGTAGTGTCAGGTATGGATTCACATGCTAGTCAAAGCTAGCTGCTATAGTAAGCATGTGACAGTAAGCTTGAAGAGTTGAAAGTTTTGGGTGAGTTTTTGGGTTTTTACCTCACACGGTGATGGTGGGGAGGAGAAGATTGAGTCCGATGGCAGTGAGGGTGCAGGGGCAGAGGAGGAGGCAGGGGGTGAGAGCTGGCTGCGGACGTTTCTATCAATCAGCTCTCTGATGTCTTCCAGGCGCATGCTAATTCTGAATATCTCCCCTTCCACTTTCCTGTATTCATAAAGTCAAAACATCAGGATGTCCGGGCAGCTCTGCAGAGCAAAAAAGCTGCCTCTTTCCTTTAATTCCAGAGTGCGgtctcaacatttttatttagggAACTAATGTCTCAGCTATTTTGGGTTGTACTTACATGCTGTAAGAAAGCGAAATGctaagaacaggccattcagcccatctagaCATGTAATTTTGTCTGTTGCCAACAGACCATCCCAGCGCTATGGGAAGCCTGGTCTTGGACACTCCAATGGTTTGTAATTCTACTATAATACTGTAAGCCATTTCATGAATTACGAACTGTCTGTATGAAAAATATCTCGCTGCACTGTTTCAGTAATTCACTGTTGTCGTGTAATACTTAGAACTGGACATAGTAGCCAAAATGCAGTCAGAAACATTTTAGAAATTGTCTGAACTTCGACTTTGAAGAAACTTGTACTTTACACTCAATACTACAGCCAAATGAGAATGCCTGCTAGGCACAAGCAACATGGGCCGATTGAGCCAGATTCAGGCTAATGAACTTAACAGCTGTGATGAAACATCGAAGGACCACACCTCTCTGGATCAAATTCCCCAGTGTTTCTTGCTAGGCCCATGTAATTCTGCATTTCAAGAGCTCGGTGTTCCTCTTTCTTGGCGATATAATTCCTCTCTAGTTGATCCTGGGCATCCATCATACTCTTAAAGACCTGGAAAATAAGGCTAAATTCAAAGACTTGTTCAACCTATGAAACCACGAGAAAGACTAGTATAAAtattcaacaataataatattgttattgaAATTATTCAATAACAAAAGATTGAGAGACTGGATGATGACTCTTATCTattttgtgtgtaaatatatacaaatatacataaatgaataatatataattaccATCTGCTGCTCACTAATTCCAATAGACATGAGGTTCAGGCAGTTTTGAAAGTCTTCCACCTAGAGAAACACAATCATAGATTGGATTAATATTGCATATCTCTCAATACTACTTCTCTACACTTCCAGGTTACCTTTTGCATGTACTGGCTTATAATTTCCATGAGTTCTGTGGCCATTCTTTCTCCATCGCTCGGCTGTGTTTGGTCTGTCTGTGCTGGGCCATGGTTTGGATTATCCAGGTCTTCCGGATACCCTGTAGACAGGCCTGGTGTAAATAATGACGCCTATATGTCAAAGCCATAGATAACAATGGCTGTCATTAAAAATGACGCTATTGTGAATTGTGCCATTGTGAAACATTCTTTGCATTTTGTATCATGCATCTAAAGTGTCCTCACATTTTAGAGAACTGTTCAaggaatgtactgtacatgtaaatgtatattttttaatagaatTCTGTATGGACTGGAACTTCTATCTTTGTCTTGCATTATAATAGCTATATAGCTTCAGGTTACATAACCAAACAAAGAATCCGGCATTATAtaagaaaaaatacaatataatatattttggcTTTGTCAAGGTTCTCTTACACAAAACCATCAGATATTCATTTTATGTAACTTATCAACTGCCAAACCCCTCAAAATTCACTGTGtcatgttttcatatttcatagcaTGTTTCTTCTAGCTCAGTCAAAGCAGGAGCAGATGTTAACTTTTCACTTGGTGAAATGCACTTGGTGCCCTTGCCTCTGTAGGTGGAGTGAGTGCGTTTCAGGGGCTGGTCCAGCTGATGCCCACAATTCTCAAGAACCTGAACCTCCAGCAGCTCCAGGTCCTCAAAAGCCCCAGGGTCCACTGAGCCCTGTGCCTGCTAACCAGAGGAGAAAGTGAGGTTACAAagtcctacacacacaaaaaaaatcatggCATTCAATGAAGCATACAAAACAGGGTTGTCTTCAAACTTTTGAAGTCTCTGGTCtgacttattatttatttagttttttcccATTAAACACAATAATGCATTTGACACCTTAGAAACATGTATAAATTGAAATGTTACATTGTCCTTGGTAGCATTGCCCAAACTGTAATACAAATTGGAAAAGCTGTTTTGTTTATCTTTGATCAGCTCCTAGTCATGACCATTATGTACAAGGGATGTATACTAACTCAGCAATATATATACCCACTCCAAAGTGCAAAGGCAGATAAATATATTCAGACTTACTTTAGTCCCAAGTCTCATCTGATCAATCAAGTTTTCTGCCTCTGCATATTTGGTCAATAATTTATCATATTCAGCCTGAAACATAATATGTATATTTCAGATCTCTTGGTACCATGCACATCAAATAGTTGTGAAGTTCAAAAAACAGATTATACAACAAGCTTGTTGTATACTATGTCTAAATTAATTATGCTGCAATCTTGCTAATATTGGATACACAAGTGCATTCAAATCAGTTCACCTGTAAGTGGTGCACAAGCTCTGTTGACTTTGGTGGGTCTTGCTGCTTTGGCTGGTCACTGAACACGAATGGCGTTTCCGATGGCTGAACGGAGTCCTCCAGGACTTTGTTAATGAGGTCCACAGTGGCCTTACAGGAAGCTGCGGATttacccagcatgcctggaGAGGACTGGGCCCTGAGGATGCCTGGCTGGTGACTGGCAGCACTTGCTTTAGGGATTTTAACTTTGGGGGCCACCTTGGAAAAATCCGGAAGTGGGTAGTGAACTTGGCCTTGTCCATATTTGAGCTCATTGAAAGACCGAGCCCTCCCTAAGAGAGAACTTTGTATTTGGACCCCATCGTTATCTGGAGAAGGGCTACCAGACCTACCTCGCTCTGTAGAATCCCCATCACTTCCTGTAGGAGGGGTGTCCTCACTTCCCTGAGACTCTTTGGCTTGCTGTTTACCCTCCTCCGCAGGGACTGTCATATCGCCCTCTTGTCTCTGTTCATTGTTGTCTCCCGGGGTGACGCTGGTGTCTCTGCCTAATTTCAGTGAGAGAGGGGCCTTACTCAGTATTGTTTCATCCATGCTGTCAGCAAAGGAGACTTCGGGCATAGTCTCGGCCTCAATGCACAAGCTGGAATTGAGCCGCTCATCCAGAGAGAAATGCTGAAGCAGGAGCTCTTTGATGTTAGAATGAGCTGCAGCATCATGAGGTTGGCTCTGTCCCACAACCTCAGTGGGCCCGGTGTGGCCAAAGACCTCTGGACCACCGTTGGCTCTCTCTGCGATCCCTATCCTGGAACCAGTGCTGTGGATCCCTCTAGAAGACTCGCCATACATCTTGCCTGCCCGTTCTAGAACTGGTGAAGGGGTATTGTCCACAGTATCCTGGTTAATAGAAGATTGTGCGGGAGGCTTGTTCTCCAGTTTAGCCTTTCTTTCGCTCTGGTCAATAGTGTCGCAGTCCTGTTCACCTGTGGTGTTCCCAAGATCATTTCTGAGGTCTCCATCATATGGAAGGTCCTCCTGGTCTTCCTCACTGGTGTCTCCTGCTTCCTCATACCCATATGTTGGTGACATCTCCATTGTGTTGGGCCTCTGTGCCGACAACTTCATTTCACTGCTCTGAGCCCCAGCTCCTTGGACCAAGCCTTCCTGGGCCCCATCTGCCTGGTTGGAGTAACTGTTGTCTAGGAGACTGCTCTCTTCATGTGAAACAGACTCTTCCatattttctgcaaaaacaatTTATTGCACAGCAAACCACAGCAGGTTGTGAAGGTGAAGAGTATTGCAGAATCATTCAATAACATTAATTCCTCAAAATCTTAAAAACAGTACAAAATAATGATACACAGTGCCTGAATGCTGTGCACCAAAGAACATATGGTGAAGCAATTCATCAGATTTAATGTCTTTGCATAATAGCTGAAccacaggaaaataaaataagtccTACCAAGGCTTATGAGACAAAATTAGTCAAGCATAATTTCAAATACATAAGCCTACAAGAAATGACCGACAATGAGCAGTAGCTTAAAACAACACCCAGGGTCCTGGCAGTAACCACATTACAAAGCACAAAATGCAGCTAATTAGATAAATGTACCTGCCTATTTTCATTAATGTTCTACGACAAAGATACAGCTCAACTGTGGTTTATATacagaataaaaatgacattttaatatcTTATATGCTTGCTTTTTAGAATAATTTATTATAACAGGCAAAATGAATTAGCCGAATGGTTAACCAATAAGAAATAACCCCACTAACTAATGATAAAATATGAACCAAAAGCACATCCCTAATGAAGATATGTGTAATTACTGGAAGTGGTAATCATGAATGTCTGCTGAATTTGTTACATCTACAGTATTTGTAACATC includes these proteins:
- the LOC133128909 gene encoding uncharacterized protein LOC133128909, with amino-acid sequence MSSKIDDPGPSTGAAPRMSQTTVAEDSRSSSEEMSEVEGENGEDKSVDIERPSSVLWERVIRQTILIDLSDDESLHFNDLQGTFNICQSQDSPPEASFHLSENMEESVSHEESSLLDNSYSNQADGAQEGLVQGAGAQSSEMKLSAQRPNTMEMSPTYGYEEAGDTSEEDQEDLPYDGDLRNDLGNTTGEQDCDTIDQSERKAKLENKPPAQSSINQDTVDNTPSPVLERAGKMYGESSRGIHSTGSRIGIAERANGGPEVFGHTGPTEVVGQSQPHDAAAHSNIKELLLQHFSLDERLNSSLCIEAETMPEVSFADSMDETILSKAPLSLKLGRDTSVTPGDNNEQRQEGDMTVPAEEGKQQAKESQGSEDTPPTGSDGDSTERGRSGSPSPDNDGVQIQSSLLGRARSFNELKYGQGQVHYPLPDFSKVAPKVKIPKASAASHQPGILRAQSSPGMLGKSAASCKATVDLINKVLEDSVQPSETPFVFSDQPKQQDPPKSTELVHHLQAEYDKLLTKYAEAENLIDQMRLGTKQAQGSVDPGAFEDLELLEVQVLENCGHQLDQPLKRTHSTYRGLSTGYPEDLDNPNHGPAQTDQTQPSDGERMATELMEIISQYMQKVEDFQNCLNLMSIGISEQQMVFKSMMDAQDQLERNYIAKKEEHRALEMQNYMGLARNTGEFDPERKVEGEIFRISMRLEDIRELIDRNVRSQLSPPASSSAPAPSLPSDSIFSSPPSPCEEPPCYSQSVGTEEEMVGSDHMLAHVPQPCDDPLSTTQSSENAGDSFNHPDASQERHGLGRCAEEEEDHATAGKVRDGTHLASLNLTPPSPPEASKRSGPVLPWACGDSVPHSPVRQTQALLLQAQVQRTVTPETDSGFGGSDLSLPAAEQTPSQSETERSCLYSEQYSTPINTSGSDSETSCSAIQMTTVQNVSSWKQGEGQINRADHGIYGSEGVNNGLIGGESRTSRQPGQCGADGHLVPPPQTLMLSNDWPHGHVAPSEVHSHTCSCHNEAISTLQLEVARLKQELEESLFQLPHITKRMDYLASRYKQEKRSKSRPRAHMKTLMNTDSNLFKVEDWISSDMEPSKTQTWPTSFSNLNSLNLQCFATVFSFFYMYDVMGYIQYDDVYRNDLVLHCACAATDGGDSCQPVRSEHSSTFNQVSEGGDGRRGEPRSARRQSAGDVESTYPKGSPFPNLTQTLQKPLLQVNYGSSYSLPAGFKVMEPQSAGQHRGRSTQSDSALLPSNIYFQRPQGKPRACSRASSTSTHRGSEDEDISRTLDRAIEAARSMKRRTDRMAESLSADLAKAELQSKLYPRRRRENSDS